From the genome of Candidatus Nezhaarchaeota archaeon, one region includes:
- a CDS encoding TatD family hydrolase — protein sequence MRFIDAHAHLEELEHLEEKLLRAVGRGLVAVVAASSDPESITFSLSAQAKFKEPRVFAAVGIHPWSLVEAEVDVEASISLVEAEIGRAVALGEVGLDYWLPKARGDEGAREVQREVFARQLKIAKEAGKPVVVHSRGAWRECLEMVKEADVEALFHWFSGPMDVLKELLDCGYYISATPAIDYSREHREAVKHTPLSRILSETDSPVYYKGRLNRKAEPSDVVEVVEMLSKLKEVSLEDAAEACLSNAVSFYKLEV from the coding sequence ATGAGGTTCATAGACGCCCACGCCCACCTAGAGGAGCTAGAGCATCTAGAGGAGAAGTTGTTAAGAGCTGTAGGGAGGGGCCTAGTCGCTGTCGTAGCCGCTTCTTCAGACCCTGAATCGATAACCTTCTCCCTAAGCGCTCAAGCTAAGTTTAAGGAGCCCAGGGTCTTCGCGGCGGTGGGCATTCACCCGTGGAGCTTAGTCGAGGCTGAGGTCGACGTGGAGGCCTCTATAAGCCTCGTCGAGGCTGAAATAGGTAGGGCGGTCGCGCTAGGGGAGGTGGGCCTAGACTACTGGCTGCCTAAAGCTAGGGGGGACGAAGGGGCTAGAGAGGTTCAGCGCGAGGTGTTCGCCAGGCAGCTTAAGATAGCCAAGGAGGCTGGCAAGCCAGTGGTCGTCCACAGCCGAGGAGCGTGGAGAGAGTGCCTAGAGATGGTGAAGGAGGCTGACGTAGAAGCCCTCTTCCACTGGTTTAGCGGGCCTATGGACGTGCTAAAGGAGCTGCTCGACTGCGGCTACTATATTTCAGCCACCCCAGCCATTGACTACAGCCGGGAACATAGAGAGGCTGTTAAGCACACGCCGCTCAGCAGGATCTTGTCAGAGACAGATAGCCCAGTCTACTACAAGGGCAGGCTCAATAGGAAGGCGGAGCCGAGCGACGTGGTCGAGGTGGTTGAAATGCTGTCTAAGCTAAAGGAGGTCTCGTTAGAAGACGCGGCTGAGGCTTGCTTAAGCAACGCGGTAAGCTTCTATAAGCTCGAGGTGTAG
- a CDS encoding zinc metalloprotease HtpX, with translation MGLWKLRLSMIGTLATLIGLSTLFFAAILQFGGFVNIASLSGLATLVGLVVAFNAIQWLLAPYIIDSMYRAKEADRNRYGKLYAMLEDLCGKMRLKAPKLMIADIPVPNAFAYGSPLTGNRVAVTTGLLRELEDEEVEAVLGHELGHLKHRDVQVMMLASVLPAIFYIIGYSLMWRSVLGERAERNSGAIALVGLASIAIYWLLSLLVLHLSRLREYYADRRSATTVRDGARKLSEALAKIVHSAGRLRVHSGAQSFSAFKTLFIEDPDKAPSDTLLLSSYRGRSDEALVRSILSRRLTLADRMTELFSTHPNIVKRLRALQELR, from the coding sequence ATGGGGCTCTGGAAGCTCAGGCTCTCCATGATAGGCACGCTGGCCACCTTAATAGGCCTATCTACCCTATTCTTCGCAGCTATTCTTCAGTTCGGGGGCTTCGTGAACATAGCTAGCTTAAGCGGCCTAGCCACCCTAGTCGGCCTCGTCGTGGCCTTCAACGCCATCCAGTGGCTCCTAGCTCCATACATAATCGACTCGATGTATAGGGCTAAGGAGGCCGATCGTAACCGCTACGGTAAGCTCTACGCCATGCTTGAAGACCTGTGCGGAAAGATGAGGCTCAAGGCGCCCAAGCTAATGATAGCAGACATACCAGTGCCTAACGCCTTTGCCTACGGCTCCCCTCTAACAGGTAATCGCGTAGCTGTAACCACGGGGCTTCTGCGTGAGCTAGAGGATGAAGAGGTCGAGGCGGTGCTTGGGCACGAGCTAGGCCACTTAAAGCATCGCGACGTCCAAGTAATGATGCTAGCCTCCGTCCTCCCGGCGATCTTCTACATAATAGGCTACAGCTTAATGTGGAGGAGCGTCCTCGGTGAGAGGGCTGAGAGGAACAGCGGCGCCATAGCCCTCGTAGGGCTCGCCAGCATAGCTATCTACTGGCTCCTGTCCCTACTAGTCCTACACTTAAGTAGGCTTCGTGAGTACTACGCTGACCGTAGGAGCGCGACGACGGTTCGAGACGGGGCTAGGAAGCTTAGCGAAGCCCTCGCTAAGATAGTCCACTCTGCTGGGCGCCTCCGAGTCCATAGCGGAGCTCAGAGCTTTAGCGCTTTTAAGACGCTGTTCATAGAGGACCCGGACAAGGCCCCCTCTGATACTCTGCTCCTATCGAGCTACCGTGGGAGGAGCGACGAGGCGCTCGTACGCTCGATCCTGAGCCGCCGCTTAACTCTGGCTGACAGGATGACTGAGCTCTTCTCAACCCACCCAAACATAGTTAAGAGGCTCAGGGCCCTCCAGGAGCTACGCTAG